One region of Microbacterium rhizosphaerae genomic DNA includes:
- a CDS encoding PspC domain-containing protein translates to MSTLVRPRSGRLIAGVCLGIARRFDVDPQPVRILTVLGLLFFGLSFWIYLWLWILMPAER, encoded by the coding sequence ATGAGCACCCTCGTGAGACCGCGCAGCGGACGGTTGATCGCCGGTGTGTGCCTGGGCATCGCACGCCGGTTCGACGTCGACCCGCAGCCGGTGCGCATCCTCACCGTCCTCGGGCTGCTGTTCTTCGGCCTGTCGTTCTGGATCTACCTCTGGCTCTGGATCCTCATGCCCGCCGAGAGATGA
- a CDS encoding sensor histidine kinase, translating into MRRWLRTLGGRTMLATTLVAVVAVLVTAAASLPLVSLAVDLQVRRQLTTQALTLAAATPGVRDRAVAASGHGGARLAVVSADGTARGSAAALVTPRVRTAIDKRSDVSTTVDVGGRTFVLVARTLDGGGALIAAQRVDDVQRTSQAIVLSVLAALLIGLVIAIGAGALLARATVRPLKATAALARRIAAGERGLEVPQQSVAEVDDIASALTTLDRALAVSEDRQREFLLSVSHELRTPLTAVRGYAEALADGLISPDEAAEVGTTLVAETVRLDRFVSDLLELARLDADDFTLSFSDVDAGVLVADAARAWSGRARALQVELVTGPVRPEPLRTDPMRARQLLDGLIENALRAVPPGGHVIVAQPDARSIEVRDDGPGLDADDLAHVFDRGVIHGRYRDARPVGTGLGLSIAARLAARLGAALTAGSAPEGGASFRVTFPSSGHQDARPAGPVASFP; encoded by the coding sequence GTGAGGCGGTGGCTGCGCACGCTCGGCGGTCGCACGATGCTGGCGACGACCCTCGTGGCCGTGGTCGCGGTGCTCGTGACGGCCGCCGCATCCCTGCCGCTGGTATCGCTCGCGGTCGACCTGCAGGTGCGCCGCCAGCTCACGACGCAGGCGCTGACGCTCGCGGCCGCCACCCCGGGGGTGCGGGACCGGGCGGTGGCGGCCAGCGGCCACGGGGGCGCGCGGCTCGCGGTCGTCTCGGCGGACGGCACGGCCCGCGGCTCTGCCGCCGCGCTGGTCACTCCCCGGGTGCGCACCGCCATCGACAAGCGGTCGGACGTCTCGACCACCGTCGACGTCGGCGGGCGGACCTTCGTGCTCGTGGCGCGGACACTCGACGGCGGCGGGGCGCTCATCGCCGCCCAGCGCGTCGACGACGTGCAGCGCACGAGCCAGGCGATCGTGCTCTCGGTGCTCGCGGCGCTTCTCATCGGCCTCGTGATCGCGATCGGCGCCGGCGCGCTCCTCGCTCGGGCCACCGTGCGGCCGCTGAAGGCGACGGCCGCCCTCGCGCGACGGATCGCCGCGGGCGAGCGCGGCCTGGAGGTCCCCCAGCAGTCCGTCGCCGAGGTCGACGACATCGCGTCGGCGCTGACCACTCTCGACCGCGCCCTCGCCGTCAGCGAAGACCGGCAACGGGAGTTCCTCCTCTCCGTCTCGCACGAGCTGCGCACCCCCCTGACGGCGGTGCGCGGGTACGCCGAGGCGCTGGCGGACGGACTCATCTCCCCCGACGAAGCCGCCGAGGTGGGAACGACGCTCGTCGCCGAGACGGTGCGGCTGGACAGGTTCGTCAGCGACCTCCTCGAACTCGCCCGGCTGGATGCCGACGACTTCACCCTGTCGTTCTCCGACGTGGACGCGGGCGTTCTCGTGGCGGATGCCGCGCGCGCGTGGTCGGGTCGCGCGAGAGCGCTGCAGGTCGAGCTCGTGACCGGGCCGGTGCGGCCGGAGCCCCTGCGCACCGACCCGATGCGCGCCAGGCAGCTGCTCGACGGGCTCATCGAGAACGCGCTGCGCGCTGTGCCGCCAGGCGGGCACGTGATCGTCGCGCAGCCGGACGCGCGCAGCATCGAGGTCCGCGACGACGGCCCGGGCCTGGATGCCGACGACCTGGCGCACGTGTTCGACCGCGGCGTGATCCACGGACGCTACCGCGATGCGCGCCCGGTGGGCACCGGCCTCGGACTGTCCATCGCCGCGCGCCTGGCCGCGCGCCTCGGGGCGGCGCTCACGGCCGGGAGCGCCCCGGAGGGCGGGGCGTCGTTCCGCGTGACATTCCCCTCGTCAGGACATCAGGATGCGCGGCCCGCGGGCCCCGTGGCATCCTTTCCCTGA
- a CDS encoding DUF1003 domain-containing protein → MSTTTAPPAKPATKAPRGPYLRPSRLLKNVDPARLHPAVLAQAERRAASVQLRIADGITAFAGSMAFVYLHIVVFAVWMLWIERSPWPTLTLIVSLEAIFLSTFVMIGQNRQAAFQQAKADRDYTDQETLLVENTELTRTIRDLSEQIRDLTTQIHAHVVAPPADQGKDATGPAGRAS, encoded by the coding sequence ATGAGCACCACCACGGCACCCCCTGCGAAGCCGGCGACCAAGGCTCCGCGCGGTCCGTACCTGCGGCCGTCGCGCCTTCTGAAGAATGTCGATCCCGCGCGGCTGCACCCCGCCGTGCTGGCCCAGGCCGAGCGACGCGCAGCGAGCGTCCAGCTGCGTATCGCCGACGGGATCACCGCCTTCGCGGGCTCGATGGCGTTCGTCTATCTCCACATCGTGGTGTTCGCGGTCTGGATGCTGTGGATCGAGAGGAGCCCGTGGCCGACGCTGACGCTCATCGTGTCGCTCGAGGCGATCTTCCTGTCGACGTTCGTGATGATCGGGCAGAATCGGCAGGCCGCGTTCCAGCAGGCGAAGGCCGACCGCGACTACACCGACCAGGAGACTCTCCTCGTCGAGAACACCGAGCTGACCCGGACGATCCGCGACCTGTCCGAGCAGATCCGCGACCTCACGACGCAGATCCACGCGCACGTCGTCGCGCCGCCCGCGGATCAGGGAAAGGATGCCACGGGGCCCGCGGGCCGCGCATCCTGA
- a CDS encoding agmatine deiminase family protein, which produces MAWRMPHEGAPHDRTWMAFPAQGQTLGDDPAEQERCYEAWSAVANAIIDFEPVTMVVDPAEVTRARRMLSGEIEIVEAPVDEFWMRDHGPTFVVDDETGALGAVDWVFNGWGDRGWSDFEKSAEHARLISGIVGSELVSSMLVNEGGGIHVDGEGTILLTETVQLDKRRNPYADKARVEAEFARTLGTTKAIWLPRGLTRDYDDFGTNGHVDIVAAFGRPGTVMLHRQQNPEHPDFEVSKALKAFLTGQTDAAGRTIEIIDLPAPATIRDAEGFVDYSYVNHLVVNGGVIACGFGDERGDAQAREILEAAYPGDRRAVTIDARPIFAGGGGIHCITQQQPAVKGS; this is translated from the coding sequence ATGGCCTGGAGGATGCCGCACGAGGGTGCGCCGCACGATCGCACGTGGATGGCCTTCCCGGCCCAGGGACAGACCCTCGGCGACGACCCCGCCGAACAGGAGCGCTGCTACGAGGCGTGGAGCGCCGTCGCCAACGCGATCATCGACTTCGAGCCGGTGACTATGGTCGTCGACCCGGCCGAGGTCACCCGCGCCCGACGCATGCTGAGCGGCGAGATCGAGATCGTCGAGGCTCCGGTCGACGAGTTCTGGATGCGAGACCACGGCCCCACCTTCGTCGTCGATGACGAGACCGGCGCCCTGGGCGCCGTCGACTGGGTCTTCAACGGCTGGGGCGACCGCGGCTGGTCCGACTTCGAGAAGTCGGCGGAGCACGCCCGGCTCATCTCGGGGATCGTCGGCTCCGAGCTCGTCAGCTCGATGCTCGTCAACGAGGGGGGCGGCATCCACGTCGACGGCGAGGGCACCATCCTCCTCACCGAGACGGTGCAGCTCGACAAGCGCCGCAACCCCTACGCCGACAAGGCGCGGGTGGAGGCGGAGTTCGCCCGCACCCTCGGCACGACGAAGGCCATCTGGCTGCCTCGCGGCCTGACCCGCGACTACGACGACTTCGGCACGAACGGGCACGTCGACATCGTGGCGGCCTTCGGCCGCCCGGGCACGGTCATGCTGCACCGGCAGCAGAACCCCGAGCATCCCGACTTCGAGGTCTCGAAGGCTCTCAAGGCGTTCCTGACGGGGCAGACGGATGCCGCGGGCCGGACGATCGAGATCATCGATCTCCCGGCCCCGGCGACGATCCGTGATGCGGAGGGGTTCGTGGACTACTCCTACGTGAACCACCTCGTCGTCAACGGGGGCGTCATCGCGTGCGGCTTCGGCGACGAGCGGGGGGATGCGCAGGCCCGCGAGATCCTCGAGGCCGCCTACCCCGGCGATCGCCGCGCCGTGACGATCGACGCCCGGCCCATCTTCGCCGGAGGCGGCGGCATCCACTGCATCACGCAGCAGCAGCCGGCCGTGAAGGGGTCCTGA
- a CDS encoding amidase, protein MFDVVEASIADLRAALESGQATSVDLVHAYLARINAYDPPGTKTALNSVVVRNPEALVDAEHSDARRARGETLGPLDGIPYTAKDSYLVRGLTAASGSPAFAQLVAQRDAFTIERLRAGGAICLGLTNMPPMANGGMQRGVYGRAESPYSASWLTSAFGSGSSNGSGTATAASFAAFGLGEETWSSGRAPASCNALVAYCPSRGVISVRGNWPLVPTQDVVVPHARTTADLLEILDVVVADDDQTRGDFWRVQSWVALPAASAVRPESYRALSPASADAARRRLRGTRFGVPRMYINADPDAGTGVGIGGSTGQRIETRASVMELWRAARADLEAAGAEVVEVDFPAVTNYEGDRAGAPTIATRGLVPPDFLHSEVVELCAWSWNDFLDANGDPALHSLAQVDGARIFPAPPGALPDRYTGFDDDINELPDLFRTHPITDLTTIPHMAEGLRGLEQTRRIDFEEWMDALGLDAIVYPAMADVGPADMDVNPASADLGWRNGVWVANGNIVPRHLGIPSVTVPMGTMTDIGMPVGLTISGRAYDDTALLELAAAFEATGSRRTEPPRTPRL, encoded by the coding sequence GTGTTCGATGTCGTGGAAGCATCCATCGCCGATCTGCGCGCGGCGCTCGAGTCCGGACAGGCGACGAGCGTCGACCTCGTGCACGCGTACCTCGCGCGCATCAACGCCTATGACCCTCCCGGCACGAAGACCGCGCTGAACTCGGTCGTCGTGCGCAATCCCGAGGCGCTGGTGGACGCCGAGCATTCCGATGCCCGTCGCGCGCGCGGTGAGACGCTCGGGCCGCTGGACGGCATCCCGTACACGGCGAAGGACAGCTATCTCGTGCGCGGGCTGACCGCGGCGTCGGGATCGCCCGCCTTCGCACAGCTCGTCGCGCAGCGCGACGCGTTCACGATCGAGCGGCTGCGGGCCGGCGGCGCCATCTGCCTGGGCCTGACGAACATGCCGCCGATGGCGAACGGCGGGATGCAGCGCGGCGTCTACGGCCGCGCCGAGAGCCCGTACAGCGCATCCTGGCTCACGAGCGCCTTCGGCAGCGGGTCGTCCAACGGATCGGGGACGGCGACCGCGGCCAGCTTCGCGGCCTTCGGCCTCGGCGAGGAGACGTGGTCGAGCGGGCGGGCGCCCGCATCCTGCAACGCGCTCGTCGCCTACTGCCCGAGCCGCGGCGTCATCTCGGTGCGCGGGAACTGGCCGCTCGTCCCGACGCAGGACGTCGTCGTGCCGCACGCGCGGACGACGGCAGACCTCCTCGAGATCCTCGACGTCGTGGTGGCCGATGACGACCAGACGCGCGGCGACTTCTGGCGTGTGCAGTCGTGGGTCGCGCTGCCCGCCGCGTCGGCGGTGCGACCGGAGTCGTATCGAGCCCTCTCCCCCGCGAGCGCGGATGCGGCCCGCCGGCGGCTGCGCGGCACCCGCTTCGGCGTGCCGCGCATGTACATCAACGCCGACCCGGATGCCGGCACCGGCGTCGGCATCGGGGGCTCGACCGGGCAGCGTATCGAGACGCGTGCATCGGTCATGGAGCTGTGGCGCGCCGCCCGCGCGGACCTCGAGGCGGCGGGCGCCGAGGTCGTGGAGGTCGACTTCCCCGCCGTCACGAACTACGAGGGCGACCGCGCCGGAGCGCCGACGATCGCCACACGCGGGCTCGTGCCCCCCGATTTCCTGCACAGCGAGGTCGTCGAGCTGTGCGCCTGGAGCTGGAACGACTTCCTCGACGCCAACGGCGATCCCGCGCTCCACAGCCTCGCGCAGGTCGACGGCGCCCGGATCTTCCCCGCGCCGCCCGGTGCGCTGCCCGACCGCTACACCGGCTTCGACGACGACATCAACGAGCTGCCGGATCTGTTCCGCACGCATCCGATCACCGATCTGACGACGATCCCGCACATGGCGGAGGGACTGCGCGGCCTCGAGCAGACACGGCGCATCGATTTCGAGGAGTGGATGGATGCACTCGGTCTGGACGCCATCGTCTACCCGGCGATGGCCGACGTCGGCCCGGCGGACATGGACGTGAACCCGGCATCCGCCGATCTCGGCTGGCGCAACGGCGTGTGGGTCGCCAACGGCAACATCGTGCCGCGACATCTCGGCATCCCGTCCGTCACCGTGCCGATGGGCACGATGACGGATATCGGGATGCCGGTGGGCCTCACGATCTCGGGCCGTGCCTACGACGACACGGCCCTGCTGGAGCTCGCGGCGGCGTTCGAGGCGACGGGTTCCCGACGCACCGAGCCGCCGAGAACCCCGCGCCTCTAG
- a CDS encoding TetR/AcrR family transcriptional regulator — protein sequence MSTPQRTRKSPEARAAEIQRAAVALAHEQGLAALTLRSVAERAGVTPALVAHYRPSMDALVAEVFADVVGEELAEVRTVVAGTPGQRLARLFSTILGDGRDDVTLVWVEAWAHGRRNPALSAAIDEQMAAWQAFVTGIIVDGCRDGVFTTDDPDAVAWQLLGMIDGLAAHALARGTDSAPFVARLARASEVLVGAEPGTVTAA from the coding sequence ATGTCAACACCCCAGCGCACCCGCAAGAGCCCCGAGGCGCGGGCGGCCGAGATCCAGCGGGCCGCCGTGGCGCTTGCGCACGAGCAGGGGCTGGCTGCCCTGACGCTGCGCTCGGTCGCCGAGCGGGCGGGTGTGACGCCGGCGCTCGTGGCGCACTACCGGCCCAGCATGGACGCGCTCGTCGCGGAGGTGTTCGCCGACGTCGTGGGCGAGGAGCTCGCCGAGGTGCGGACGGTCGTGGCCGGGACGCCGGGCCAGCGGCTCGCGCGCCTGTTCTCGACGATCCTCGGCGACGGCCGCGACGACGTCACCCTCGTGTGGGTGGAGGCGTGGGCGCACGGGCGGCGCAATCCCGCCCTGTCCGCCGCGATCGACGAGCAGATGGCCGCGTGGCAGGCGTTCGTGACCGGGATCATCGTGGACGGATGCCGCGACGGAGTCTTCACCACGGACGATCCGGATGCCGTCGCATGGCAGCTGCTCGGCATGATCGACGGCCTCGCCGCCCATGCCCTCGCCCGTGGGACCGACTCCGCGCCCTTCGTCGCCCGGCTCGCGCGGGCGAGCGAGGTGCTGGTGGGCGCGGAGCCGGGCACGGTCACCGCTGCGTGA
- a CDS encoding response regulator transcription factor: protein MDARRGLVMLVEDEPAIADVQRRYFADAGYGVHVEREGTAALRRIRELRPVAIVLDIGIPGMDGLTLCRMLRSEGDWTPIVFVTARDDEVDRILGIELGGDDYLTKPFSPRELVARVGGVLRRTERRSDAPPLRVGDVALDEQRHTVEVAGAPVDLTATEFALLAHLMREPARVFSREHLLSAVWGTAAYAGTRTVDVHVAQVRAKLGRMDAIRTVRGVGYGMGDSR from the coding sequence GTGGATGCGCGGCGCGGCCTCGTCATGCTCGTCGAGGACGAGCCGGCGATCGCCGACGTCCAGCGCCGGTACTTCGCCGACGCGGGGTACGGCGTGCACGTCGAGCGCGAGGGGACCGCGGCGCTCCGCCGCATCCGGGAGCTCCGACCCGTCGCGATCGTGCTCGACATCGGCATCCCGGGCATGGACGGCCTCACGCTGTGCCGCATGCTCCGCTCGGAGGGCGACTGGACCCCGATCGTCTTCGTGACCGCCCGCGACGACGAGGTCGACCGCATCCTCGGCATCGAGCTCGGCGGCGACGACTACCTCACGAAGCCCTTCTCGCCGCGGGAGCTCGTCGCCCGCGTCGGCGGCGTGCTGCGGCGCACTGAGCGCCGCAGCGATGCGCCGCCCCTGCGCGTCGGCGACGTCGCGCTCGACGAGCAGCGGCACACCGTCGAGGTCGCGGGAGCACCCGTCGACCTCACCGCCACCGAGTTCGCCCTGCTCGCACACCTCATGCGGGAGCCCGCCCGGGTGTTCTCGCGCGAGCACCTGCTCTCGGCGGTCTGGGGCACGGCCGCCTACGCGGGCACGCGGACGGTCGACGTGCACGTCGCGCAGGTGCGCGCCAAGCTCGGACGGATGGATGCGATCCGCACCGTCCGCGGCGTCGGCTACGGGATGGGCGACTCCCGGTGA
- a CDS encoding alpha/beta hydrolase, which translates to MTPSDASLDPDVVRWSAPPAERAGRPLLVLLHGYGSDENDLFGLVPYLPDDFVTASVRAPLTPPWPMMGNAWYAIDAMNLDDVGARPGAAAAPDEGMGGVTAAASAFIEWLDAATDAPHVGLLGFSQGGAVSLQALRLQPERFAFAVNLSGYVSPGELPRDAELAARKPPVFWGRGTRDDVIPPSLVEHSAEWLPAHVDLSGRVYPGLTHSVSEEELADVRTFLTHRLDELAD; encoded by the coding sequence CGGCGGAGCGAGCCGGGCGCCCTCTGCTCGTGCTGCTGCACGGGTACGGCTCCGACGAGAACGACCTGTTCGGGCTCGTCCCCTACCTTCCCGACGACTTCGTCACGGCCTCGGTGCGCGCGCCGCTGACGCCGCCCTGGCCCATGATGGGCAACGCCTGGTACGCGATCGACGCGATGAATCTCGACGACGTGGGCGCACGCCCCGGCGCGGCGGCCGCTCCCGACGAGGGCATGGGAGGGGTGACGGCCGCAGCATCCGCGTTCATCGAATGGCTGGATGCCGCGACGGATGCGCCGCACGTCGGCCTGCTCGGCTTCTCCCAGGGCGGCGCGGTGTCGCTGCAGGCGCTGCGCCTGCAGCCCGAGCGCTTCGCGTTCGCCGTCAACCTCAGCGGCTACGTGTCGCCGGGCGAGCTGCCGCGGGATGCGGAGCTCGCCGCACGCAAGCCGCCCGTGTTCTGGGGGCGCGGCACGCGGGATGACGTCATCCCGCCCTCCCTCGTCGAGCACAGCGCCGAGTGGCTGCCCGCCCACGTCGACCTGTCGGGCCGCGTCTACCCCGGGCTCACGCACAGCGTGTCGGAGGAGGAGCTGGCGGACGTCCGCACATTCCTCACCCATCGTCTTGACGAACTCGCAGACTGA
- a CDS encoding ABC-F family ATP-binding cassette domain-containing protein: MPTTLSSVVLDRVSFTWPDGTIALDGISGAFGAGRTGLVGRNGSGKSTLLRLIAGSLTPSSGSISAGDVAYLPQHLTLDVGRPVSALLGIEPVLAAVRAVESGDVAQEHFDSIGTDWDVEARAIAALDEAGLPGMLDRRVGELSGGEAVLAAVAGIRLRNASVTLLDEPTNNLDRIARARLYDLVRGWREALVVVSHDIALLELMDDTAELYAGELSVFGGPYAEWRAWLEAEQEAARHAESDARKDLRREKRQRIEAESKLATRAQMGRKAFEEKRVPKIVANGRRMAAQVSAGKLRTEVREKEADARAVLDAAERRVRDDDRVHIDLPDPGVPAGRRIATIGTHIIRGPERVALIGPNGIGKTTLLERLVASAVQHSGDPAAAAPETPGDAGPQGADLLNAEHRPRAKPADLEPAKPADLERARPADLERAKPADLERARPEHLGNVGLGLHVEHVGYLPQRVDGLDDRATVLQNVEAAAPSVPTAEIRNRLARFLLRGDTVHRPVVTLSGGERFRVALARLLLADPPPQLLVLDEPTNNLDLDTVDQLVDALAAYRGAVLVVSHDDAFLARLGLDATLELDAEGSITQR, encoded by the coding sequence ATGCCCACCACACTGTCATCCGTCGTCCTGGACCGCGTCTCGTTCACGTGGCCGGACGGCACCATCGCCCTCGACGGGATCTCCGGCGCCTTCGGTGCGGGACGAACCGGTCTCGTCGGCCGGAACGGTTCCGGCAAGTCCACGCTGCTCCGCCTGATCGCGGGGTCGCTCACGCCGTCATCCGGCTCGATCTCAGCGGGCGACGTCGCATATCTTCCGCAGCACCTCACGCTGGACGTCGGCCGCCCCGTGTCGGCGCTGCTCGGCATCGAGCCTGTGCTCGCGGCGGTGCGCGCGGTCGAATCCGGAGACGTCGCCCAGGAGCACTTCGACAGCATCGGCACGGACTGGGACGTCGAGGCGCGCGCGATCGCCGCTCTCGACGAGGCCGGTCTGCCCGGCATGCTCGACCGGCGCGTCGGCGAGCTCTCCGGCGGTGAGGCGGTGCTGGCGGCGGTGGCCGGCATCCGGCTGCGGAACGCATCCGTCACGCTCCTCGACGAACCGACGAACAACCTCGACCGGATCGCGCGCGCCCGTCTGTACGATCTGGTGCGCGGGTGGCGCGAGGCGCTCGTCGTGGTCAGTCACGACATCGCGCTGCTCGAGCTGATGGACGACACCGCCGAGCTCTACGCCGGTGAGCTGTCGGTCTTCGGCGGCCCGTACGCGGAATGGCGCGCCTGGCTGGAGGCTGAGCAGGAGGCGGCGCGACACGCCGAGTCGGACGCCCGCAAGGACCTCCGCCGCGAGAAGCGCCAGCGTATCGAGGCCGAGTCCAAGCTCGCCACGCGCGCTCAGATGGGCCGCAAGGCGTTCGAGGAGAAGCGCGTGCCGAAGATCGTCGCGAACGGGCGCCGGATGGCGGCCCAGGTGTCGGCGGGCAAGCTGCGCACCGAGGTACGCGAGAAGGAGGCGGACGCCCGTGCCGTGCTCGACGCAGCCGAGCGGCGGGTGCGCGACGACGACCGCGTGCACATCGACCTGCCCGATCCGGGTGTTCCGGCGGGAAGGCGCATCGCGACGATCGGCACGCACATCATCCGCGGACCGGAGCGGGTCGCCCTCATCGGTCCGAACGGCATCGGCAAGACGACGCTGCTGGAGCGCCTCGTCGCCTCGGCCGTTCAGCATTCAGGAGATCCGGCTGCGGCGGCCCCGGAAACGCCGGGGGATGCAGGGCCGCAGGGCGCGGATCTCCTGAATGCCGAACACCGGCCGCGGGCGAAGCCCGCAGACCTGGAGCCGGCGAAGCCCGCAGACCTGGAGCGGGCGAGGCCCGCAGACCTGGAGCGGGCGAAGCCCGCAGACCTGGAGCGGGCGAGGCCCGAACACCTGGGGAATGTGGGTCTCGGCCTCCACGTCGAGCACGTCGGGTACCTGCCGCAGCGCGTGGACGGCCTCGACGATCGGGCGACCGTGCTGCAGAACGTGGAAGCGGCGGCGCCGAGCGTGCCGACGGCGGAGATCCGCAACCGGCTGGCCCGGTTCCTGCTGCGCGGCGACACGGTGCACCGCCCGGTCGTGACGCTGTCGGGAGGCGAGCGGTTCCGCGTCGCCCTGGCACGGCTGCTGCTCGCCGACCCGCCGCCGCAGCTGCTCGTGCTCGACGAGCCGACGAACAACCTCGACCTCGACACGGTCGATCAGCTCGTCGACGCGCTGGCCGCCTACCGCGGGGCCGTGCTCGTCGTGAGCCACGACGACGCGTTCCTCGCGCGGCTCGGGCTCGACGCGACCCTCGAGCTCGATGCGGAGGGAAGCATCACGCAGCGGTGA